AAAAAGCTTAAAGAGTACATAGAGAGATTAACAAAGGGACTTTCTCCATTAGATAGAGCTTTTGTAAGAGAGATAGCTTCTGGAACTGTTAGAAACTTGCGGCTTTTAGATTTTATAGTAGAGAAAGCAACTTCTA
This window of the Desulfurobacteriaceae bacterium genome carries:
- a CDS encoding transcription antitermination factor NusB, coding for MAIKILNLFERDKKLKEYIERLTKGLSPLDRAFVREIASGTVRNLRLLDFIVEKATS